Proteins encoded in a region of the Schaalia hyovaginalis genome:
- a CDS encoding adenine phosphoribosyltransferase, with translation MSGELGAHVGDLVSSNLGSIPDFPEPGVLFRDITPLIANGPAFKELMEILGERYAGTIDAVAGLESRGFILGAPLATELGVGMLTIRKAGKLPGHVIGVDYALEYGTARMEIRPESVRPGSRVLVVDDVLATGGTANASVELLRRCGAEVETIAVLLELEAFNGREVLAGSGVKVESALLV, from the coding sequence ATGAGCGGTGAACTCGGCGCGCACGTGGGGGACCTCGTCTCCTCGAATCTCGGCTCGATCCCCGACTTCCCCGAGCCGGGCGTCCTCTTCAGGGACATCACGCCGCTCATCGCGAACGGTCCCGCTTTCAAGGAGCTCATGGAGATCCTGGGGGAGCGCTACGCGGGCACGATCGATGCGGTTGCGGGCCTGGAGTCGCGCGGCTTCATCCTCGGGGCGCCGCTGGCGACGGAGCTCGGCGTCGGCATGCTCACGATCCGCAAGGCCGGGAAGCTGCCCGGGCACGTGATCGGGGTCGACTACGCCCTCGAGTACGGGACCGCCCGCATGGAGATCCGTCCCGAGTCGGTCCGCCCGGGCTCCCGGGTGCTCGTCGTCGACGACGTCCTGGCGACGGGCGGGACGGCGAACGCCTCGGTGGAGCTCCTGCGCCGTTGCGGCGCCGAGGTCGAGACGATCGCGGTGCTCCTCGAACTCGAGGCCTTCAACGGGCGGGAGGTGCTCGCCGGATCGGGCGTGAAGGTCGAGTCCGCCCTGCTCGTGTAG
- the secF gene encoding protein translocase subunit SecF → MMSFAQWGNALYSGDKSYAVVPKRRLFVGIAAVVIIIGLLLPLFVGLNRSIEFTGGAQFDVANVSDQSETKASEIVTATKIVDTAKVTRVGTSSVRIQTASVDSDQAAQIRDALAAGYSVDPADVQSSSIGPSWGQSVTSKAAQSLVIFMVLVALLMTVYFRSWTMAAAALLALVHDVAVTLAVFVITQVEVSPATVIGFLTILGYSLYDTVVVFDKVRELTQDLYDQKRYTFAEYVNLAVNQTMVRSINTSVVALLPVGAILIIGSLMLGTGTLTDISLALFVGMIAGTYSSIFIASPLLVMFQEHLARTKEHDAVVAKERAGRLAVSEGPGRGASAAVKVAPIAPGHRLPNASQPRRKKAGR, encoded by the coding sequence ATGATGTCCTTCGCTCAATGGGGCAACGCCCTGTACTCGGGTGACAAGTCCTACGCCGTCGTCCCCAAGCGCAGGCTCTTCGTCGGCATCGCGGCGGTCGTCATTATCATCGGCCTGCTCCTGCCGCTCTTCGTGGGCCTCAATCGCTCGATCGAGTTCACCGGCGGCGCCCAGTTCGACGTGGCGAACGTCTCCGACCAGTCGGAGACCAAGGCGAGCGAGATCGTCACCGCCACGAAGATCGTCGACACGGCGAAGGTGACGCGCGTCGGCACGAGTTCCGTGCGCATCCAGACAGCCTCGGTGGACTCCGATCAGGCGGCTCAGATCCGCGATGCGCTGGCGGCCGGTTACTCGGTCGATCCCGCCGACGTGCAGTCCTCGTCGATCGGCCCTTCGTGGGGTCAGTCGGTGACCTCGAAGGCCGCTCAGTCGCTCGTCATCTTCATGGTGCTCGTGGCGCTCTTGATGACGGTGTACTTCCGCTCGTGGACGATGGCGGCGGCCGCGCTGCTCGCCCTCGTGCACGACGTCGCGGTGACTCTGGCGGTCTTCGTCATCACCCAGGTGGAGGTCTCGCCGGCGACGGTGATCGGCTTCCTCACGATCCTCGGCTACTCGCTCTACGACACGGTCGTCGTCTTCGACAAGGTCCGTGAGCTCACTCAGGACTTGTACGACCAGAAGCGCTACACCTTCGCCGAGTACGTGAACCTCGCGGTGAACCAGACGATGGTGCGCTCGATCAACACCTCCGTCGTGGCCCTCCTGCCCGTGGGCGCGATCCTCATCATCGGCTCGCTCATGCTCGGCACGGGCACGCTCACCGACATCTCCCTCGCCCTCTTCGTCGGCATGATCGCGGGCACGTACTCCTCGATCTTCATCGCCTCCCCGCTCCTCGTAATGTTCCAGGAGCACCTGGCGCGCACGAAGGAGCACGATGCGGTCGTCGCGAAGGAGCGCGCGGGCCGGCTCGCCGTTTCGGAGGGCCCGGGCCGGGGCGCATCGGCCGCCGTGAAGGTGGCGCCGATCGCACCGGGGCACCGCCTGCCGAACGCCTCGCAGCCCAGAAGGAAGAAGGCCGGACGATGA
- a CDS encoding RelA/SpoT family protein — MTDQTTDAGSKPPAAGSFVRSGLVWFGARSRPTIPEIEPLVRALRANHPKADVSVIERAYRTAEEHHRGQVRKSGEPYITHPVAVATILAEMGMTTPTLVAALLHDTVEDTDYTVEELRADYGEAIAALVDGVTKLDKVRYGAAAQSETLRKMIVAMSRDIRVLLIKLADRLHNARTWKFVPAASAQAKARETLEIYAPLAHRLGMNMVKWELEELSFKTLYPEIYEEIDHLVSERAPQREIYLREVVGQIEEDLRKSGTKGTVSGRPKNHYSIYQKMIVRGKAFDEIFDLVAVRVLVDSVKDCYSVLGSLHGRWNPIPGRFKDYIAMPKFNLYQSLHTTVVGPGGKPVEIQIRTYEMHERAEHGVAAHWKYKQNPNATGPDSDKMTSDEQANWLRALVEMERETGDPEEFLDSLRYEIAGDEVYVFTPKGEVVVLPARSTPVDFAYAVHTEVGHRTVGAKVNGRLVSLDTRLESGETVEVVTSKSDKAGPSHDWLAFVASPRARSKIKAWFSKERREEAVEDGKEALAKAMRKLNLPLQRLMNHESILSVANSLGYPDVSSLYAAVGENQVSPRNVVTKLVDNLGGGDGTEETLSEAVTPGAAGPRRAASSDSGITVAGMDAKDIWVKLAKCCTPVPGDEVVGFITRGQGVSVHLASCRNAVRLQELQPERFIDVAWEEGVTGQVFRVQIRVRALDRSGLLSDLTRVMSDYGVNIITATTRTSNDQVSTAQFSFEMADMGHLNAVLSALRRVDGVFEAVRLSGQDRA, encoded by the coding sequence ATGACCGACCAGACAACTGACGCAGGCTCCAAGCCTCCCGCGGCCGGATCGTTCGTACGATCCGGCCTCGTCTGGTTCGGTGCGCGCTCACGCCCGACGATTCCCGAGATCGAACCCCTCGTTCGCGCTCTGAGGGCGAATCATCCGAAGGCGGACGTCTCCGTCATCGAACGCGCCTACCGGACCGCTGAGGAACATCACCGCGGACAGGTGCGCAAATCCGGCGAACCGTACATCACCCACCCGGTGGCGGTCGCGACGATCCTCGCCGAGATGGGGATGACGACCCCGACCCTCGTCGCGGCCCTCCTCCACGACACCGTCGAGGACACCGACTACACGGTCGAGGAGCTGCGCGCCGATTACGGCGAGGCGATCGCCGCCCTCGTCGACGGGGTGACGAAGCTCGACAAGGTGCGCTACGGCGCGGCGGCGCAGTCGGAGACCCTCCGCAAGATGATCGTCGCGATGAGCCGCGACATCCGCGTCCTCCTCATCAAGCTCGCGGACCGGCTCCACAACGCGCGCACCTGGAAGTTCGTGCCCGCGGCGTCCGCGCAGGCCAAAGCCCGCGAAACGCTCGAGATCTACGCGCCGCTGGCTCACCGCCTCGGGATGAACATGGTCAAGTGGGAGCTCGAGGAGCTCTCCTTTAAGACGCTCTACCCCGAGATCTACGAGGAGATCGATCATCTCGTCTCCGAGCGGGCGCCGCAGCGCGAGATCTACCTGCGCGAGGTCGTCGGCCAGATCGAGGAGGACCTGAGGAAGTCCGGGACGAAGGGGACGGTGTCGGGCCGCCCGAAGAACCACTACTCGATCTATCAGAAGATGATCGTGCGCGGGAAGGCCTTCGACGAGATCTTCGACCTCGTCGCGGTCCGCGTGCTCGTCGATTCGGTCAAGGACTGCTATTCGGTCCTCGGCTCCCTTCACGGGCGATGGAATCCGATCCCTGGTCGCTTCAAGGACTACATCGCGATGCCGAAGTTCAACCTCTACCAGTCCCTGCACACGACGGTCGTGGGACCGGGCGGCAAGCCGGTGGAGATCCAGATCCGCACCTACGAGATGCACGAACGGGCCGAGCACGGCGTCGCCGCACACTGGAAGTACAAGCAGAACCCGAATGCGACGGGCCCGGATTCGGACAAGATGACCTCGGACGAGCAGGCGAACTGGCTGCGCGCCCTCGTCGAGATGGAGCGCGAGACGGGAGACCCCGAGGAGTTCCTCGATTCCCTGCGCTACGAGATCGCCGGCGACGAGGTCTACGTCTTCACGCCCAAGGGCGAGGTCGTCGTCCTCCCGGCGCGTTCCACCCCCGTCGACTTCGCCTACGCGGTGCACACGGAGGTCGGGCACCGGACGGTCGGTGCGAAGGTCAACGGCCGTCTCGTCTCCCTCGACACCCGCCTGGAATCGGGCGAGACCGTCGAGGTCGTCACCTCGAAGTCCGATAAGGCGGGGCCCTCCCACGATTGGCTCGCCTTCGTCGCATCGCCGAGGGCGAGGTCGAAGATCAAGGCCTGGTTCTCCAAGGAGCGCCGCGAGGAAGCGGTCGAGGACGGGAAGGAGGCGCTCGCGAAGGCGATGCGCAAGCTCAACCTTCCGCTTCAGCGCCTCATGAACCACGAGTCGATCCTCTCGGTCGCGAATTCCCTCGGCTACCCCGATGTCTCGAGCCTGTACGCGGCCGTGGGGGAGAACCAGGTATCGCCCCGCAACGTCGTGACGAAGCTCGTCGACAACCTGGGCGGGGGCGACGGCACCGAGGAGACCCTGTCGGAGGCGGTGACGCCGGGGGCCGCGGGCCCGCGCCGGGCGGCTTCCTCGGATTCGGGCATCACCGTCGCGGGAATGGACGCGAAGGACATCTGGGTCAAGCTCGCGAAGTGCTGCACGCCGGTGCCCGGAGACGAGGTCGTCGGCTTCATCACGCGCGGCCAGGGCGTCTCGGTCCACCTCGCGAGCTGCCGGAACGCGGTGCGGCTTCAGGAGCTGCAACCGGAGCGCTTCATCGACGTCGCCTGGGAGGAGGGCGTGACGGGCCAGGTCTTCCGCGTCCAGATCCGGGTGCGGGCCCTGGACCGTTCGGGACTGCTGTCCGATCTCACGCGGGTGATGAGCGACTACGGTGTGAACATCATCACCGCGACGACCCGCACTTCGAACGATCAGGTGTCGACGGCGCAGTTCTCCTTCGAAATGGCGGACATGGGCCACCTCAACGCGGTGCTCTCGGCATTGAGGAGGGTCGACGGGGTCTTCGAGGCGGTCCGCCTGTCGGGACAGGACCGGGCCTGA